The window CAGCGCGGACGTCTCGAACTCTTCGATGATCTGGTTGGAAAGGCTGACCCGCGCCGCCCCGATCGAGGCAAATCCGCTTAACGCCGTGTCGCCTTCAAAGTCCTTCGAGACAGTGACGCCGCTGCCCAGCAGGTCGGCGATGGTGTTGCGGTACTGCACCATCGTCAGTCGACGCAGGCCCGCAGGCGCCGGCATGAACTGCCCGGGAGCCGGCTGGCCGCCCAGCCCGGAATTGCCTCCGCCTCCGGAGACGCCGCCGCTGCCGCCCGGGGTGCTATTCGGCGGCGTCTTGCCGGCCGAGCACGCCAGTGAGCCCACAACCAAGATAAACGTCACCGCCCGCGGCCGCCGACAAGCCCGGTCTTCAACCTGGAACTGCCGACGCCTGCCCATAGCCGGACCTCCGACAACAATTGATCAAGACAAGAAACGCGCGCTGCATTGTTTGCGGCGGCGAGGAAAACCGATCAACTTTGGCGCAATTACGACTCTCCCAACCGTCATAAGGGTGGGCGAGGCCGAAATTCTTTCCGCGCCGGCGACGTTTTCCTGCTTTCGGGCGCGTCCGGGCCCTCGAGGTCTAAACTTCGCCCGGTTCCAGTTCGTCGCGCTTGCGGCGGGCGTTGCGTTCGGGCTTGCTCTGCTGGCGGCGCTGGCTGGCCAGGTACTTGTCGTTCAGCCAGATCAGGATCGGGCTGGCGATGAAGATGGACGAATACGTCCCCACCACCACGCCGACGTTCATGGCGAAGGCAAAGTCACGAATGACGCCCACCCCGAAGATATTCATCGCCAAGGTGACGAAGAAGACCGTGGCGCTGGTCCAGATGGTGCGAGACAGCGTTTCGTTGATCGACTGATTGACCACCCGATCGAATCGGCGATCGCGCAACCGCGCCGCGTTCTCCCGGATGCGATCGAACACCACGATGGTGTCGTTCATGGAAAACCCGATGATGGTCAGCACCGCCGCCACCGTGGTCAGCGAGAACTCTTTGTATGTGACGGCGAAGGCTCCGATGCTGATCACCGCATCGTGGAGCAACGCCACCACGGTGCCCGGGCCGTAACGAAAGTCGAACCGGAAGGCGATGTACACCATGATCAGCAAGATCGCGTACAGCAGGGACCGGATGCCGTCGTACTGCAGCTGCTTGCCGGCCTTGGCGCCCACCGATTCCACCTGCGGGATGGCCGCCACCGCGCCGGCGCCAAAGTGGGCGTCCAGCGCCCGGCGCACGTCGGTGTCGATACCGACCAGGGTAACCTCGTAAGTGTTCTCGTCGGCGCGGCCAAACGGCTGCACCTGGGTGGTGTGAATGCCGATGGCCTTCAACGAATTGCCCAGGGACGTGGGATCAACCGGCTTGTCGTAGCGCAGGTAGATCTTGTCGCCGCCCTCGGACCACTCGAACTTCTTCAAGGAGGCGTCGCCTTCCTTGGCCAGCGATTCGTGAATCTGCTTGGCCTGGTTCTCGGATACCACCGAGACCGCCGCCAGGCGGATCATGTAGTTGTTCTTGTTCTTGCCCGAGGGATCGGCGTAGCGAACCACGTCGGCGTTTTCATGTCCTGACTGGGCGAGGACCTTGCGCAATTCGCCCGAATCGATGGGCTTGGAAAACTCGATCATCAGCTCGGTGCCGCCGCGAAAGTCGACGCCCCAGTTCAGCATGTGGCCGCGGCTCTTGAAGACGTAGGCGTTCAGCGGAAGCATGATGAACGTCAGCGCCACCAGGATGATCGACAGGCCGATCCAGTATTTCTGGTTGCCGATGAACTCGTAGGTCGAGTGCGGCTTGATGACCTCGAAGAACTTCTGCTCTTTATTCTGCGCAGCCATGATCCGCCTTTAGATGGAAAGAGTGGCGCGCGCAGCCCCGCGGCGGCCGACCAAGGCGTCGAACATCCAGTGCGACAGCCAGTAAGAGGTGAACAGGTTGGTGATGATGCCGACCAATAACGTGACAGCGAAGCCACGGATGGGGCCCGAGCCGTACGAATACAAAACCACCCCGGCCACAAAGTTGGTCACGTGGGCGTCGAACACGGTCCAGAACGCCCGCGCGAACCCGGAGTCCACCGCCGTGCGCGGCGATTTGCCCATCCGCAATTCCTCGCGGATGCGCTCGTAGATGATGATGTTGGCGTCCACCGCCATACCGATGGTCAGCACCAGGCCGGCGATCCCCGGCAAGGTCAACGACGCCTCGAACGCCGCCAGGATGGCGATCATGAACAACAGGTTCAGGATCATGGCGATGTTGGCGATGAGCCCGGAGAACCGATAGTAGATGAGCATGAACAGGATGACGGCGGCCGCGCCGACGTACATCGAGAACTTGGCCTTCTCCACCGAATCGCGGCCCATGGTCGGGCCGACCTGGGTCTCGAACGTCTTGCGCAGAGGGGCCGGCAGCGCGCCTGAACGCAGCACCGCCACCAGATCCTTCGCCTCCTGCTGAAGCTGGAAGGGATCGCCAAAGCTGCCCAGGGTGATGCGGCCGCGAGCGCCGATGCGGCCTTCGATCACCGGCGCGCTGGTGATCTTGTCGTCCAGCAGGATGGCCATCTTGCGGCCGATGTTGTCGCCGGTCATGCGCTCGGAGATGGCGGCGCCCTGGCGATCGAACTCGAAGCTGACCTCCGGGCGGCCGGTCTGCTGATCCCAGGTCTGGTCGGCGTTCGACAGGTATTCGCCGGTCAGCGACGCGCGCTTGTGCAGGTAGAACGTGCGCCAGTATTTATCCGGCGTGGCCTCGCCAGCCTCGTTACGACCCTGGTTTTCTTCATAGCCGATCTCGTGATCCGGGGGGACCGCCAGCGCGCCGGTCTGCTCGTCGAAGAACTTCTTCAAGGCATCGCGGTTCTTCGAGCGCAGGTAGACGTCCTCGTGCTGCTTGCCCGAGTCCTTCTCCGTCCACGATTCGGGCACCACCTCGATACCCG of the Polyangia bacterium genome contains:
- the secD gene encoding protein translocase subunit SecD is translated as MERSWWWKAVLYGVVTVTACLYLIPTVVPEAKQPALIKKYFQKRIQLGLDLQGGLHLVYEVNVDKAVSGKVDRLSTDIEDRLRKDKGITDVNVVREGRDDIVFTFKPPADQAKLDEAILRDYRKSVDLIERKPDTGVVRLRLDPDQVEEVRDYALRQGIETIRGRVDKFGVAEPTIIKKGTDIIVELPGLKSADFERIKSIIGRTAQLEFKMVDDGSEYMRRLAATVPKDSGIEVVPESWTEKDSGKQHEDVYLRSKNRDALKKFFDEQTGALAVPPDHEIGYEENQGRNEAGEATPDKYWRTFYLHKRASLTGEYLSNADQTWDQQTGRPEVSFEFDRQGAAISERMTGDNIGRKMAILLDDKITSAPVIEGRIGARGRITLGSFGDPFQLQQEAKDLVAVLRSGALPAPLRKTFETQVGPTMGRDSVEKAKFSMYVGAAAVILFMLIYYRFSGLIANIAMILNLLFMIAILAAFEASLTLPGIAGLVLTIGMAVDANIIIYERIREELRMGKSPRTAVDSGFARAFWTVFDAHVTNFVAGVVLYSYGSGPIRGFAVTLLVGIITNLFTSYWLSHWMFDALVGRRGAARATLSI
- the secF gene encoding protein translocase subunit SecF, with protein sequence MAAQNKEQKFFEVIKPHSTYEFIGNQKYWIGLSIILVALTFIMLPLNAYVFKSRGHMLNWGVDFRGGTELMIEFSKPIDSGELRKVLAQSGHENADVVRYADPSGKNKNNYMIRLAAVSVVSENQAKQIHESLAKEGDASLKKFEWSEGGDKIYLRYDKPVDPTSLGNSLKAIGIHTTQVQPFGRADENTYEVTLVGIDTDVRRALDAHFGAGAVAAIPQVESVGAKAGKQLQYDGIRSLLYAILLIMVYIAFRFDFRYGPGTVVALLHDAVISIGAFAVTYKEFSLTTVAAVLTIIGFSMNDTIVVFDRIRENAARLRDRRFDRVVNQSINETLSRTIWTSATVFFVTLAMNIFGVGVIRDFAFAMNVGVVVGTYSSIFIASPILIWLNDKYLASQRRQQSKPERNARRKRDELEPGEV